One segment of Paenibacillus sp. FSL R7-0337 DNA contains the following:
- a CDS encoding ABC transporter permease, translated as MNSYTGLTGKYLKGQKKRSLLTIFGIILSVTLLTSIGTIGMSYRDKLIRQTVQDFGDYHVSINDIKGEAVPKIKNNSSVESTGIVSREGYAVIKETEEKVKQKDPYAAPYRYLNVKGYDAEAMKMLQVQLDSGRLPENKAEIILSSSSLNYFPAQPKLGDKVKLELGLRKVKSTGEVKKINGLGDFGWDLDELFQGQFQREYTVVGFLKSTRSSTWSSRYIFPAITFQDYKHIENQKKYFMYVKMKSMNGIQEKTEAMMSSLQLGQVDYDAAKQLDKDNFFKNVRIEYNNELLRLYGKSIYQGVNTSFILAFAAVIVIIMICTIAVIYNTFNISILERISQFGMLRCIGATPAQIRKIVLQEAALLSLIGIPVGILTGTLFMRVLFYNISLLALGFLNDMRMVISVPILVAAGLLGLLSVFLSAIGPAKQAARVSPLEALQNSGSTRIDRITTVKKSLFVTNLFGIVGQFASRNLRRNKKRFRITAFSMIVSIIIFIVFSGLVNFIQQATRVSGAEYSYSLSYEGPSKRIDDKVYQHIAKVEAVQQAYKFYNSQVTAIIPKDKINPKYYELNKERYVVAEGDGYRTDNNFLMSFGDNGLDAMRSKLISGAIDKETMNQENGVIVQQKISMTTQKGQELIIDQTQFKVGDHINIRTVEGGHHKYQTVTVAGIVDEDLLSNGYTESHVVTFFTTSKVYSKITGNDAYSRMFILADPDQPNQAITDYLKALVEKDAGFNYQDRVAELTEAKNDAVTFSIILYGFIGVIVLIAFLNIVNTVSTNLILRTKEFAVLKAIGMTQKEVRKMIVLESIFYGLFASVVGITLGTALSYSIQMLFAGAVSTAWTIPWYSIGIAFAGAILTTLLATIWPMYQLNKVNIVEALRREN; from the coding sequence TGGAACCATTGGAATGAGCTATAGAGACAAGTTAATCAGACAAACCGTGCAAGATTTCGGGGATTACCATGTCTCGATTAATGATATTAAGGGAGAAGCTGTTCCGAAAATCAAAAATAATTCATCCGTAGAGAGTACAGGTATAGTTAGCAGAGAAGGATATGCTGTTATTAAAGAGACTGAAGAGAAGGTGAAGCAGAAAGATCCATACGCTGCACCTTACCGGTATTTGAATGTTAAAGGATATGATGCGGAGGCAATGAAGATGCTTCAAGTTCAGCTGGATTCAGGCAGATTGCCGGAGAACAAGGCTGAAATTATCCTGTCCTCCTCAAGTCTGAATTACTTTCCTGCGCAGCCAAAGCTGGGCGACAAGGTTAAATTAGAGCTTGGGCTCCGAAAAGTGAAGTCAACGGGTGAAGTGAAAAAAATAAACGGACTTGGCGATTTTGGCTGGGATCTTGACGAACTTTTTCAGGGGCAATTTCAACGGGAATATACTGTAGTCGGCTTCTTGAAATCAACGAGGTCAAGTACATGGAGCTCGAGGTATATCTTTCCTGCCATTACATTCCAAGATTATAAACACATCGAGAATCAAAAAAAGTATTTTATGTATGTCAAGATGAAATCTATGAACGGCATCCAGGAGAAAACAGAAGCTATGATGTCCTCTTTACAGCTGGGTCAGGTCGATTATGATGCCGCTAAGCAGCTGGATAAAGATAACTTCTTTAAGAATGTGCGGATCGAATACAATAATGAATTGCTTAGATTATATGGTAAAAGCATTTATCAAGGCGTGAATACCAGCTTCATTCTGGCATTTGCTGCTGTCATTGTGATTATTATGATCTGCACCATTGCCGTGATTTATAATACGTTCAATATCTCTATATTGGAACGGATATCACAATTCGGCATGCTGAGATGTATTGGTGCTACACCCGCTCAAATTCGCAAAATTGTCTTGCAAGAAGCTGCTCTGCTCAGCTTGATCGGCATACCCGTCGGAATTCTCACAGGCACCCTGTTTATGAGGGTATTGTTTTATAATATCAGCTTGTTAGCATTAGGTTTCTTGAATGATATGAGAATGGTCATTTCCGTACCGATTCTAGTCGCTGCGGGTCTATTAGGCTTGCTGAGCGTATTTCTGTCCGCTATTGGACCAGCCAAACAAGCAGCTCGCGTATCTCCTTTAGAAGCGCTACAGAATTCGGGGAGCACAAGGATCGATCGGATCACAACGGTCAAGAAGTCCCTGTTCGTTACAAATTTGTTTGGTATCGTAGGGCAATTCGCCAGCAGGAACTTGCGCCGAAACAAGAAACGTTTCCGGATTACAGCCTTTTCCATGATTGTCAGCATCATTATTTTTATTGTCTTTAGCGGTTTGGTGAATTTCATACAGCAAGCAACACGAGTCTCAGGCGCTGAGTATTCGTACTCACTTTCCTATGAGGGTCCTTCAAAGCGGATAGATGATAAAGTGTATCAGCACATTGCTAAGGTGGAGGCTGTTCAACAAGCTTACAAATTTTACAATAGTCAAGTGACGGCTATTATCCCTAAGGACAAGATTAACCCGAAATATTATGAATTAAATAAAGAACGATACGTTGTTGCTGAAGGGGACGGGTATAGAACAGACAATAATTTCCTTATGTCCTTTGGGGATAATGGATTAGACGCTATGCGCTCCAAGCTGATCTCAGGGGCGATCGACAAGGAGACAATGAACCAGGAGAACGGCGTTATCGTTCAACAAAAAATAAGCATGACCACACAAAAAGGCCAGGAGCTGATTATCGACCAAACCCAATTTAAAGTGGGGGATCATATCAATATCCGCACTGTTGAGGGAGGCCATCACAAATATCAAACAGTAACCGTGGCTGGAATCGTGGACGAAGATTTGTTATCAAATGGATATACCGAGAGTCACGTTGTTACATTCTTCACAACGTCTAAAGTATATTCCAAGATTACAGGTAACGATGCATATTCAAGAATGTTTATTCTTGCTGATCCTGATCAACCAAATCAAGCCATTACGGATTATCTTAAAGCATTAGTTGAAAAAGACGCGGGATTTAACTACCAGGATCGGGTAGCGGAGCTCACTGAGGCCAAAAACGACGCAGTGACTTTCAGCATCATCCTTTACGGTTTTATCGGTGTCATAGTGTTAATTGCATTCTTGAACATTGTAAATACCGTGAGTACGAATCTTATTCTTCGCACGAAAGAGTTTGCTGTCCTTAAGGCCATTGGCATGACCCAAAAAGAAGTCAGGAAAATGATTGTTCTAGAAAGTATATTTTACGGTTTGTTTGCCTCCGTTGTTGGAATCACCTTAGGTACGGCTCTTAGCTACAGCATTCAAATGCTCTTCGCGGGTGCTGTGAGTACAGCTTGGACGATCCCGTGGTACAGTATCGGTATTGCTTTTGCAGGTGCTATACTGACAACGCTTCTCGCAACGATTTGGCCAATGTATCAGTTAAATAAAGTGAATATCGTGGAGGCCCTCCGGAGAGAGAATTAG